The Desulfurococcaceae archaeon DNA window GAGTCTCCGGGTGGGTGCGTCCTGTAGTGGTCGAATTAAGGCGCTTGGGGGAGTTTCACGATGGTAGGTTAGTGTACTGGGTGCCTCGCGGAGTACCTGCTTTCGGCTACATGGCATTCGGTGTCGTTGATAGGGCCACAAACGTGCTACAAGCAAGGCCTACAACAATCTGCCCGCAAAACTGCATTTTCTGCAGCGTTGATGCGGGTCTAGCGCCTATCCGTAGGTGGGCTGAATACGTCGTTGACCCTGAGGTGATCGTGGAAGGCGTTAAGAAGGCGGTTGAGGAAAAAGGTTGCAACGTTGAGGTTCTCCTAGACACGGTTGGAGACGTGCTGACCTACCCCCACCTAGTTAACCTGGTTAGAGAGTTAAAGAAACTCAGTGGCGTAAGGTCAGTTGCCCTTGAAACGCATGGACTACTACTATCCAGGAAGCTCATAGACCGGTTAGCCGAAGCCGGGCTTGACAGGATAAATTTGAGCATTGACACGCTAAACCCCGAAAAAGCGAGATACCTCTACGGCACCCCAGTGTACGACGTGAAACGGGTGATCGAGGTTATCGAATACGCCGTGAAGGAGACACCAATAGACCTCCACGTAACGCCGTTATGGCTTCCGGGTATAAATGACGATGATATAGTCGACGTCGTGAACTGGGCTGTCAGGATCGGTGCTGGCAAGAGATGGCCACCCGTCACGGTGCAGAAGTTCGTTAAACACAAATATGGTCGTGGACACGAACTGCGGAGCGTGCCGTGGAGTGAATTCTGGAAATTCCTGGAAAAGCTCGAAGGCGAGCTTGGCTTTAGGCTTAGGTGGACAATGAATGAGTGGAAGATGCACTACGCCAAGAGCATCGGTAAGGTCCTCAAGGAAGGGGAGTTAGTAGAGGTGATGGTTCTTTCCCGAGGTTTATTCAAAGGAGAGTTTTTAGGCATGTACCGGGGAAAAGTGCTGGTTGCGATTACGCCAACTCGGGGGGTTAAACTGTCAACGGGTAAGTACTACTTGGCAGAGGTGGTAAGTAGTAAGTATGGCCTCTACATCGTAAAGGTATTAAACGCTCTATGAATAGAGCTCGCCGCGCATGGCAAGTCTGCGCTTCTTCCTTCTAATAATAAACATGGTAACGAGCCCGTGAGAGGTCAAGGCTAGTCCCGCTAACGATAGGGCGTAGCAGAGCAGGCTTATAGCTATTAACAGATCGGGGTTTTCGATGTGGAATACCCTGATTACTACTAGGAATATTATCAGCCACCCTGAAAAAAGCAGTGCGATCCCTACAAGTAGTTCCAGGTTTTCCTTGGCAACTTTAATGCTCATAAAGCCAACACTTCACTTGTCTACCTTTCACATCAAACATTGGCGGTTCAGTCGTTTTGCACTTCTCCGTCACATACGGACACCGAGGTGATAGCCTACACCCTGGTGGCGGTCTAAGTAGGTTAGGTGGCTCCCCCGGCAGCGTCTTCTTAATAATAAACCTGTTCTGGGGGTCGGGGTCAGGTAGCACGTTAATTAACGCTTCTGTGTAGGGGTGCATGGGTTTGTATATTATGTCCTTGGAGTTTCCGAGTTCTACTATTTGACCCGCATACATTACTGCAACCCTATCCGAGAAGTATTTTGCCGTTGCGAAATCGTGTGTGATGTAAAGTACTGCTGCCTTGTACCTTTCTCTAAGCTCACGGAATAGGGTTAGTATTTCTATTCTAACAGAAGCATCAAGCATCGAGACCGGTTCATCTGCTACTATTAACTTAGGCCTAAGTACTAGCGCCCTGGCTATGGCGACTCTTTGTAGCTGTCCACCGCTTAGCATGTGAGGATACTTGTTAACAAAATCCTCGGGAGGCGTTAATCCCACTTCCTCGAGTATTTCGATAACTCTTCTCCTCTTTTCTTCGGAGGGTACCTTGTGAATCGTCATCGGCTCTTCGATGATCCTCCTTATTGGCATGAACGGCGGCATTGCCCCGTAAGGATCCTGCTGGATGTAACCGACCTGCCTAGAATACCACGATCTAACCAGGCTTGGCTTGAACCCGGTTATGTCTATACCATTAAATATGACCCTGCCACCGGTGATTGGAAGTAACTTCATAACTGCGCGTGCAAAGGTAGACTTGCCGCAACCGCTCTCTCCTACCAAAGCTACAGCTTCGTTTACTTTGACCGTTAATGAAACGCCGTCAACCGCCCTTATATAGCCTACGACTGAAAACAACTTCCTTACTGGGTGGTATATCTTTAGATCATCTGTTTTAAGTAATTCATCCGTCTGGATTTCCTCGGGGAGTTTAGGCTTTTCCACCATATAGCCAGCACCTCACGTAAGAGTCTGTACCTATCTCAATAACGGGTGGTTCCCGTTCGCAAATAGGCATGACGTGTTTGCATCTCGGTCTAAATCTACAACCCTTAGGCGGGTTAATAAGGCTAGGCGGCGTCCCCGGAATAAATGCTACAGGCCTCTCCGTTCTTAGCCTTGGAACGCTTCCCAGTAGGCCTTGGGAATAGGGGTGTGCCGGGTCTACGTAGACTTTTTCGGCAGGGCCGAGTTCTACTATTTGACCCGCGTACATCACTGCGACCTTGTCCGCGAGCTCGCTTGAGGTCGATATGTCGTGGGTAATGAATATGTATGATATCTTCATGGAGTTTCTAATCTCCTTGAGCATGTTGAGTATGTTTGCCTGCGTCATTACGTCTAAAGCTGACGTCGGCTCATCTAGTATTACTATCCGGGGGTTGGTGATGAGGGACATTGCTATTACGACTCTCTGTTTCATGCCCCCACTTAGTTCGAACGGGTATCTCCATAGGAATTCCTCTACAATGCCGACTTTTTTCAGGATCTCCGCTGCCCTCTTCACCGCCTCTTCTTTACTGGTCTTGAAGTGTATTATTAGCGGCTCTATTAAGTGGTCTACAACCTTTATGACAGGGTTGAGGGAGTTCATTGCTGCCTGTGAGACGTAGGAAATCTTTTTCCAGCGTATTTTCTCATCGAATTCCCTGTCGGATAGAGCTATCGTTTCAACGCCTTCGATCTTAATGCTTCCATTATACTCCGCTACGTTTCGGGGCAGGAACCTCATTATAGCTCTTGCAAGTGTTGTTTTCCCGCAGCCGGATTCACCAATTAGTGCTATCGTCTCGCCTTCTTTTAGGGTGAAAGTGGCGTTTTCGACCGCTTTCACGACCCCTATCATTGTTTTATAGTACAACTTCACGTCTTTAACTTCGAGAACCGTGGACATTTCTTGCCACCTCTTCATGCTTTATACTATAGTTGTCTGAGCCTTGGATTAAATACCCTATCTAGCGTGAATCCTATTGAAGCGAAAGCTATTGATAGTAGAAACAGCGCTGCCGATGGTGCGAATATCCAGTGCCACATGCCGCCAATTAAGGCTGCCTTAGCATAGGCCTGGTCCAGTATCTTGCCCCACGTTATTGCCAGCGGATCGGATATTCCAAGTATTGCTAGTGCTGCTTCCAAGAACACGAACGATGGTACAGAGGTCACAATGCTGGGTATTAGCATTGGCAATACCCTTGGAACTAGGTACCTGAATATTATCCTAAAGTTGCCTGCACCATACGCTCTTGCCGCTTCTATGTAAGGCATTTCCCTGAGCTGTAGGAACAGCGCTCTCTGGGACTTTAGCCCGCCACCACCAAGCACCGAGAACAGTATCACCACCCCCAGCAGAGTCCATAGCGTAAACCCGTAGAACAGCATTATCATTATGATCGTTGGAAGGAAGGGCAGTATCATGAATATTTCGTTGACTCTGGAAATAGTCACGTCGATCACAGATCTATACCACGCTGCGAACGCCGCGATCACCATTGTTAGCATCGTTGAAAGGAGCGCTGCAAGTAGGCCAAAGCTCAGGGCGTAGGGTGTACCCCACGCTATTCCCATAAATAGGTCTCTGCCAATGGTGTCCGTTCCGGCGGGCCCAAAGACTGTTCCTTTAAATATAGCCTTTAATTCAACGCTTTCTATGCCGGGGGCTAGCGAGTAATCGTAAACTAGCTTGTAGTTGCCTTTCAGCACTCTGAATTCACCTCTTTCCACTAAGTAATCGTCATCCGCGAATAGGGCTTGTATGTACGTTAAGTTAATGCCTTCTATTGTCACGTTATATATTCTTCTAATAGCCCTTCGGTACTCCACTAAAACCCTGGACTCCTCCCCCGGTGACGGCCTTATGGGTAACGGGTATTCCTCACCTATTGAGATTGTTCCGCTAAATATGGTCATGTTAAACCCATTCGGCTTGACCCACACAACTTTTCTTATTCCAATAGACCTGGTAACATTTTCGACCTCTGCTATTACGGGGATCAGCGACATCACGACGCCGGTTGGTACAACGTCGTAGTCGAAGGGTATAACTACCTCGACCTGCTCTAGTGTTACCCCGCCACTCGTATACCTCGTCCTAGTAATAAACCTTGGGCTAATGCTTCTAGTATCGTAGATTAGGGAACCCTCGATTTCTTTCCTACCGGTGAGCAGCTGTATCCATGCGGGCGGCACGCCTTCGGGGTATTCTCTCCAGGCCTCGGGATTGTTCCACGCGCTAATCGCTTGCTGATACGGCCACGTAACAGCCGCGTATATTGTCAGCCCGATGAAGAAGGCCAGGATCACTAGGCCTATCACGAATGACCTGTAGTGAAGCAGTACTTTAAGCGTTTGAGTCCCCCTTCTTGCTCTCGAGCCGGCCATCTCACTCACCCACCCTTACTCTCGGGTCAACTATGCCGTAAACGATATCTAAGACTAGTACACTTATAGCTAGTAAGTAGGAGTATATCGTTACAATACCAACTATTACCGGCGCGTCAATGAATACCCCTCCACCTATGGCCAGAGCCATCACTGTTCCTAGGCCAGGCCACCTGAATATCCTTTCCGTAATAATAGCGCCCATCCAGGACCCTATGACCATCAATACAAATGTCGTTATTATCGGCGGCAAAGTTGGCCTCAATATGTAACGGCGGAGTAGCGTCGACTCTGGAACGCCCCTCGCCCTAGCGTACTCTACATACTCCTCCGTGGAGAATATTAGGAAGAACGTCCTGTACGAGTACGCACCTATCGGTAAGTTAGCTATTAACCATGCTAGTATTGGTAGTACCATGTGGTACATTACATCTAGTGCTCTTAGGAGCGGGTTTTCGGGCGGATTCTCGCTTATCATACCACCACTCGGAAATATCGGGTACCATATACCTAATAGTAATAGCAGTATCATTCCATAAAACCAACCGGGCATGGAGGATAACGGTGCTAGGCTTATGCCTATTTTGTCCGCTATCGTGCCATATCGCCTCGACAAGAACAGGCCTATGACTATCTGTAGGAGGAATATTATCAGGTTCGCTGTTGTGAATAATAGCACAGTCTGAGGAATCGCTTCGGCGATGATTATTTTAACCTCTTTGGACCTCGTATGGTAACTGTGAATTTGACTTGACGTCCCGAACTCGAACGCTAGTACCCTTCTATAGTGGGTGAACATCCTGACCCATGTAGGCTGATCCAGGTCTATGCCCATGGCTTTTAACTGTATTTTCGCCTCCTCAATGGTGTGCTCATCTATGCAATTGTTAATACATTTCTCCATTTCTAGCGTAGTGTATCCGGGAGGTAGTATTGCACTGCACTTGACCTCACAAGACCGTCTAACTAATTGCGCATACTGAGGATTTATTAGCTGGTTTCTAACCTGCGTTTTAACCTCCTCGAAGACTATTTCATCTAGTTTTCCACCTAGATGTGCGATAAAAACTAGTAGAAAGACCGCAATTAGCAGTGATATCGCAATAGATGCTGTTCTTATGCCTACATACCTGGCAAACCTAATCAGTCCACTCCTTCTGTGGAGGGACACTGGCTGAACACCTCATAATTGAAGGTGCCTTCACTCTTAGGTTATCTCAGGGGGGGTATTTATATAGCTATGACGCTATCATGAGTGCGCGATGGACGTGTTATCAGGCAAAAGGAATGTAATGAGCTAATTTAAAGAAATGGGAAAAATAAAAACTACTATGTAGTGTGCTACTTTGCTATTTCCTCCTAATGAGAGTTACTATGCTAACTACTAGGTTCACAACCACTAGCGCTATTACCGCGTACACTACTGTTGATAGGGCTGCCACATCCCTTCTCGTGATTTCATTCTCTTCGCGTAGCCTCGTTTCAACGCTTCTCAGATCAGATTTAACTCCTGAAATCTCCGCCTGTATTGATGATTTCGCCTCGTCAACGGATCTTTGCGTTGCATTGACTGCTGAGGATATAACGTTCATGGCTGTGCCGACCTGCCCGGTTATCGCGTTCATCGCGTCACTAATAGTCCTGCCTAAGTCTTCAATAGCAGATGCCACAGCTAATCCTAACGTTTTTGTTATCTCCTCCCTCATTCTCGCCATCTGCTCTTCTAACGACTTCTGAACGGTGCGCATTTGTTCTTCTAGGGATCTCTGGACCCTTGTAATCTCCTCGAAGATCTGCTCTGGCGGTATGGTTATGGTGACTGTTTTAGCCTCTATGCTCGGCAAACCTATGATCTTCGATACCGCTATGAACCTTATTTCGGCTACACCAACCGACAGCTTTCCTGTTAGTTCAGGCGTTAGTACAAGCTCCCACAACCCCTCGGCTAGAGGCGTCGCCTTACCACTTAGAATCCCCCCTTCGTGAATTACCACGTATGACACGAACTCCACGAACTCGTTGGGGTAGGGGTTGCCGGCCTTATCGGTCAACTCTAACGTGATCGCGTATTCCCTGCCACGGTATATCGTAGAGGGCACCTCGACGTGAATTACCGGTATTGGCGGTTCTCCTAAGAACTCCCACTTAGCGGCTGATAACGGGTGCTCTCTATTGGCTTTCAGAACTATTGTCTTGGGCGCAGTCGTGAACGACTCTAAGTAAAACGGTCCGTTGGCGACCCATACGTGTTTATACTTGTCATACCATGCTAGCAGGTTCTGCCACCTAGCCTTAGCTTCCGCGGGGGTTAAGTACTTACCCAGTACTTCGGGGTAGGGTACGTAGCTCTTGTCGATATTGCTTCTTAGCTGGTCTATTAGTTGTGATGGCGGAATTAGGAAGTCTGCGCGCGGGACTTTGAGAGCTGTTGCCTTGCTCGTGGTGAACGCGACGATCTTAGCTCTTTCACCCTGCGCGAATAGCTCTACTGTGTGCCATGCTCCGGGCCCTTGGGCGTAGTACGGCCATATCTCGTCAGCTGCATCTGAAGCTATCCATTCGGCGTCCATGTACCACTCCGTGGAATACCACTCTATTATTAGTGGGTTGGTGCTCACTATCTTGATGCCTTTGAATGTTGGGAACCAGGCAGTGAAGCCAGGTATTGCGGCGCTATCGTAGAGGTCACTACCAATGCATACTCTATCGAATGCTATTGTAAACACGTACACCATATCAGCTATACTGAAGGGTGATCCGTCATGCCACTTGAAGACGCCGGTGAATAACCTGTCGTCGTACTCGACGACCACTTTAACTAGTGGTGGCTCGGTGAAGTTGTATGGCACGTTGAATAGTTCTTGTGTTATGTTCGGGTTCTGCTTCGCTTCACCCCAGGTCCATATCTTCTTACCCTTACAGTCGTAGAACAACCATGCATCGTCAGGTACTGTTATTTCGGATACGCGCTGCAGGTCAACCCAATCAAGAGTCTTGGCTACTGGTAGATCCTCGTGCACGTAAACAGTGGCCCTCTTTATCCACTGAGGCCAGGTTAGACCCGAGTACGGGTCGTAGTAGTACGGTATGTCAGCTGTAGCTCTAATGACCGTCATGTCGAATATCCAGTTAGAGCCTCCGATCGGGTTCCAAGGCTCTACTAGTAGCTGAGGTATGGCTATTCTCACCGTTTTGTCCCTATTCTGCTCTTTGGGTATGTCAGTGAACCTTATTGTCCACCCCCACAGCCACGCGCCGGAATATCCACCCGCGAGGTCCGCTGCGAGTACTACGTTGGGTCTCCTAGCCCATGCGGCAATTCTGTGCAGTATGAATATTCTCTGATTTTCAACCGTTACAGAGAGCCATAACGCCTTCTCGAACAGCTCTCTTCTCTCTTCAAGTGTTTTGAACTTATTGTAGTATAGCTTCTCTGCCACCTCGTAGAATTCCGGAGTGTTGATGATCTTCTGCCATAGGGGTTCCGGCCTGCCCAACTTTGAGTAGAAGTACCCAAAAGTTGATCCCTGGTCTCTGCTCACGATCGTCGTGATCCAGCCACCGGTGTATAGGTGGAATGTCCCGTCGTCAGGATCCGCCCTTATCCAGTACGGTGCTAACATAGCGCTCGTACCGTATACTCTCAGAACAGTGAACCCTAACCTCTCTAACTGCGACGCCACGTAATCTCCTATATCTTTTCTAACGTCTTCTGTTCTAATTAGGAATATCAGTACTACCGGCTCACCCTTATAGTACCACCTACCCTCTCTAAGCTCTGCGCCCATTTTCGGCATCTCTTCGAACACTATGTCCCTCGCTTTTGCGAGGTTATATGCTAGTTCCCTTTCAATTGCTAGTATGATGTCTGCGTACCTACCGTAATCTGGGAATGCAGGCGTTATTGAGGTGTACCTGGGTACTGCCAGTCCTTCAGCTATCTTCTCGGCCATGAATTCCCTGCTCATTAAAAAGTGTACAGCGTACCTTATTCTCCGGTTACAGAATGGGTTGAACAGTATTTTTCCCTCTACTTCCGGCCTAGGTAGCTTGCTCGGGTTAGGAAATACAGGTTTGATTATTTCCCCAGTAGTTTCGTTTTGTACACACCTGTAGTTCAGCGTTATTTCGTAATATAGACCATAAGACACCGCGTAAGGTAGCTTAGCTTCTTGTACCCTCCTAAGTATTGTAGCTGAGTCTATATCATCGAAGTGTATGTCGTAGTGTCCTGCGATGAGCTTCTCGACCGCTATGGCTGTGTCCGGTTCTTCGTAGAATCTTACTTCACCAACCCAGGGGCCACTGTAGGGTACCTGTGCATGGACCTCTGAGAGGTTTAGGATCGAGATTAATCCAAGCCCTACTAATAGTAGTAGTACTAGGCTTAGAGCTACTTTCCAACGCATTGGATACACCTAACTGTTTAATATTTATCACGGAAGGGTTTAAAAACACCTCATAGTTTGTGATCAAAGTAAGGAACAGGAACTAACGGTGATTGAACAGAATGGGCACGTACTGGAGCAACTGGTTAGGTACGTTTATTGGATAATAGAGATCGGGAGTGCGGGGGGTGGGATTCGAACCCACGCAGGCCTACGCCACCGGGTCCTCAACCCAGCTCCCCATTGACCCAAGCCCCTGGTTCATCACGTGGAGTTATCGGTTACGTGGAGTCATGGATTACAGATAACCATGTTGTCCAGAAATTCGTAGACTGGTGTGTGGGGAAGGGGACTAGTCTTGAGACGTGCAAGCAGTATGGGGCATACCTTGCCAAGCCGCTTGACTTGAACAATAAGTGGAGTAGGTTGGCCTGGAAAGCGTATTTCAAGTTTATGAATAGAGAAGACCTCTGGAGAGAGATCAAGACGAAGCGGAGCGGCGTGGACCTCTACGTCCCGAGCGATGAAGAGGTCAAGAGAGCTCTTACAGAAGCGTGCTCTGCGAGCGAGGCCCTATGCTGGGTCTACAAACTGCTTATTTACTCTGGCTTGAGGCTCTCAGAGGTCTGCAAACTGCTGAGAGAGCAACAAGAGGATAGGTGGATAAAGGCGGACGGCTTCTACAAGTACCCGCTCTCCTGGCGCAGAGGCAGTAAGCAGGTCTTCTACTGCTACACTCTCGAGAAGCCCCCACTTATTTCAATATCTGACAAGTGGGTTAGCAACTGGGCTGCGAAGAACGGTGTTCTGAACCCGAAGTACATTAGGAAGTGGTTCAGCACGAAGATGCTGCAGCTCGGCGTGAGCGAGGAAATAGTCAACTTCGTCCAGGGCAGAATACCCCAGAGCATCCTGGCTAAGCATTATTTGAAGTTTTCTGTGCTGGCTGATGAAGCATATAAAAAATATTTAGAATATTATTCTAGTTAAGAGTGCGAGCAGTTGAGCCTTAGTGCAACCCATGTGACCACCATTTAGCAATAATCCTTAGATAAGGAGACCCAGGCGAAACTAATGCCGTCTTCGCAGCCTCTGAAGTGTTCTCGCTAAGTATAGACGCCTGAGAATCGTCTTCGACAAGCGTATCTTGCCAGCCTTGTAGAGCTTTATCAGGTCTCTTACTGCTTTATCGCGTATGTCCCCTTTCCTCGTGAATGGGTCGTAACCTAGGAGACGCTTCAGCTTCTTTCTATTCCTCTTAAACCATGTGGTGAGAGCCCCTGGACGCTTAATAGCCTCCCGTATCCAGCTTGACACCTCCACCACCAAGTATAAACTAGCATGAGAGATGTGGAAAGCAGGAAGAGCTTGAAAAGGCTTAGAAAAGCTTAGCTACAGTCCAGGGACAACGGTTAGTATTGCGATTAGCACCATGATTATGTAGAGCGTGGTCAGCACGGTAGCAGTGAGCACGCTGCTTACCGCAAACCACGCGAATGTACCCCACTCGTTTCTCTTCTTGGCGAGAGCTGCGCCTATAAGAATCCACGCTACGGTGTTTAGAGCTACGTGTACTACTGCGTTAACAATATGGGATGATGAGAGCTGGTATGCGTGAACAACAAAAAGCACTAGTGAAACAGGTACTCCATTAATTGACATCAACCCTGCAGCAATACCCGCTACTAACCCCAGGACGCGCTTCACAAGCTTGGACACTCTTCCACCTTAAACACGTTATGAAGGGGGAGAAAAAACTATATTGTTCCCCGCTGAACAGCCTTAACTGATTCAACGTGCACGTACCTTGTTGGAGAACCTATGTCTGCGTAGGCATATCCCACAGCTCTCGCTGCTACACCTACTTCAACGTAGATCGTCCTCGTCGGGGTAGTGACGTTTATCACGACGTATATGGGGGTCGCGTTCACGCGTTCTACGAGTCCCGAGTTGTTCGCGATTACGCTACCGACTGTGATCGCCGTTGAGCTGAGAATGTTCCAGTTACCATCGTAGAGTTTCACGTGTAGCTCGAAGTCTGCGCGGAGCCAGCTGGAAGCACCTAGATAGTATTGCGATGCCCCGCTTACTACTACCGTGTAGTTTCCAGTTGCAGGTAGAATCAGCCTATACCTTGCATACTGGTAGCGGTACGACGATGATGCACAGGATTCTGCCCACGCGCGAATAAACCTTCCATCTGCACTTGTGCTTCCGCCTGAGCGCCCATTCCCAGAACTGTTCCCTCCACCTTCAATGAAGACTCCCTGGGGGAATAGGTACACCGAGGAATCTGTTGCTGTTCTGTACAGCTGTCTGTACAACCTCAGAGCTTGAATAGCCAGAATAGTTGACTCACTGTTTACAATGGTTGGCCACTCACCAGGCATGGGGAGCGCTGGCTTTACGGCTACTTCCCAACTGAAGTCCGATGGAGGGTTGACACCGAACAGCTTCAAAGTCTCCTTTACTGGATACCCCAGAGCGAATAATACAAATGAGAGCTTATCGAACGCTGTTGTCACCATGTCTATAGTCCCCCAGGCGCTCGGCTTCACTATTATCTCCCCGTCGACTATGTCGTAAGCCGCTGGCCACCCACCTCTGTGCATCGCGAGGCCCAGTGCCCCCCATGGCGTGTTCTGCTGGTGTATCCACTGTACTCTCACCAATATGCCAGCGAGCTTGTCCGCTATATCTAGGACATTGTACGTTGCTCCAGCGTATGTTATGGTCTCCTGCCCAGCTACTATGTAGTATCTGACGAGTGCGGCCAGTAGAACGGCGTTCAAGTAAACTGGGTATCCCTCGTA harbors:
- a CDS encoding ABC transporter ATP-binding protein, whose product is MVEKPKLPEEIQTDELLKTDDLKIYHPVRKLFSVVGYIRAVDGVSLTVKVNEAVALVGESGCGKSTFARAVMKLLPITGGRVIFNGIDITGFKPSLVRSWYSRQVGYIQQDPYGAMPPFMPIRRIIEEPMTIHKVPSEEKRRRVIEILEEVGLTPPEDFVNKYPHMLSGGQLQRVAIARALVLRPKLIVADEPVSMLDASVRIEILTLFRELRERYKAAVLYITHDFATAKYFSDRVAVMYAGQIVELGNSKDIIYKPMHPYTEALINVLPDPDPQNRFIIKKTLPGEPPNLLRPPPGCRLSPRCPYVTEKCKTTEPPMFDVKGRQVKCWLYEH
- a CDS encoding integrase is translated as MESWITDNHVVQKFVDWCVGKGTSLETCKQYGAYLAKPLDLNNKWSRLAWKAYFKFMNREDLWREIKTKRSGVDLYVPSDEEVKRALTEACSASEALCWVYKLLIYSGLRLSEVCKLLREQQEDRWIKADGFYKYPLSWRRGSKQVFYCYTLEKPPLISISDKWVSNWAAKNGVLNPKYIRKWFSTKMLQLGVSEEIVNFVQGRIPQSILAKHYLKFSVLADEAYKKYLEYYSS
- a CDS encoding ABC transporter permease; translation: MSLHRRSGLIRFARYVGIRTASIAISLLIAVFLLVFIAHLGGKLDEIVFEEVKTQVRNQLINPQYAQLVRRSCEVKCSAILPPGYTTLEMEKCINNCIDEHTIEEAKIQLKAMGIDLDQPTWVRMFTHYRRVLAFEFGTSSQIHSYHTRSKEVKIIIAEAIPQTVLLFTTANLIIFLLQIVIGLFLSRRYGTIADKIGISLAPLSSMPGWFYGMILLLLLGIWYPIFPSGGMISENPPENPLLRALDVMYHMVLPILAWLIANLPIGAYSYRTFFLIFSTEEYVEYARARGVPESTLLRRYILRPTLPPIITTFVLMVIGSWMGAIITERIFRWPGLGTVMALAIGGGVFIDAPVIVGIVTIYSYLLAISVLVLDIVYGIVDPRVRVGE
- a CDS encoding ABC transporter ATP-binding protein, which encodes MSTVLEVKDVKLYYKTMIGVVKAVENATFTLKEGETIALIGESGCGKTTLARAIMRFLPRNVAEYNGSIKIEGVETIALSDREFDEKIRWKKISYVSQAAMNSLNPVIKVVDHLIEPLIIHFKTSKEEAVKRAAEILKKVGIVEEFLWRYPFELSGGMKQRVVIAMSLITNPRIVILDEPTSALDVMTQANILNMLKEIRNSMKISYIFITHDISTSSELADKVAVMYAGQIVELGPAEKVYVDPAHPYSQGLLGSVPRLRTERPVAFIPGTPPSLINPPKGCRFRPRCKHVMPICEREPPVIEIGTDSYVRCWLYGGKA
- a CDS encoding ABC transporter permease, producing MAGSRARRGTQTLKVLLHYRSFVIGLVILAFFIGLTIYAAVTWPYQQAISAWNNPEAWREYPEGVPPAWIQLLTGRKEIEGSLIYDTRSISPRFITRTRYTSGGVTLEQVEVVIPFDYDVVPTGVVMSLIPVIAEVENVTRSIGIRKVVWVKPNGFNMTIFSGTISIGEEYPLPIRPSPGEESRVLVEYRRAIRRIYNVTIEGINLTYIQALFADDDYLVERGEFRVLKGNYKLVYDYSLAPGIESVELKAIFKGTVFGPAGTDTIGRDLFMGIAWGTPYALSFGLLAALLSTMLTMVIAAFAAWYRSVIDVTISRVNEIFMILPFLPTIIMIMLFYGFTLWTLLGVVILFSVLGGGGLKSQRALFLQLREMPYIEAARAYGAGNFRIIFRYLVPRVLPMLIPSIVTSVPSFVFLEAALAILGISDPLAITWGKILDQAYAKAALIGGMWHWIFAPSAALFLLSIAFASIGFTLDRVFNPRLRQL
- a CDS encoding radical SAM protein, with the translated sequence MKTGVKDKKLFYVCRVSGWVRPVVVELRRLGEFHDGRLVYWVPRGVPAFGYMAFGVVDRATNVLQARPTTICPQNCIFCSVDAGLAPIRRWAEYVVDPEVIVEGVKKAVEEKGCNVEVLLDTVGDVLTYPHLVNLVRELKKLSGVRSVALETHGLLLSRKLIDRLAEAGLDRINLSIDTLNPEKARYLYGTPVYDVKRVIEVIEYAVKETPIDLHVTPLWLPGINDDDIVDVVNWAVRIGAGKRWPPVTVQKFVKHKYGRGHELRSVPWSEFWKFLEKLEGELGFRLRWTMNEWKMHYAKSIGKVLKEGELVEVMVLSRGLFKGEFLGMYRGKVLVAITPTRGVKLSTGKYYLAEVVSSKYGLYIVKVLNAL
- a CDS encoding ABC transporter substrate-binding protein; the protein is MRWKVALSLVLLLLVGLGLISILNLSEVHAQVPYSGPWVGEVRFYEEPDTAIAVEKLIAGHYDIHFDDIDSATILRRVQEAKLPYAVSYGLYYEITLNYRCVQNETTGEIIKPVFPNPSKLPRPEVEGKILFNPFCNRRIRYAVHFLMSREFMAEKIAEGLAVPRYTSITPAFPDYGRYADIILAIERELAYNLAKARDIVFEEMPKMGAELREGRWYYKGEPVVLIFLIRTEDVRKDIGDYVASQLERLGFTVLRVYGTSAMLAPYWIRADPDDGTFHLYTGGWITTIVSRDQGSTFGYFYSKLGRPEPLWQKIINTPEFYEVAEKLYYNKFKTLEERRELFEKALWLSVTVENQRIFILHRIAAWARRPNVVLAADLAGGYSGAWLWGWTIRFTDIPKEQNRDKTVRIAIPQLLVEPWNPIGGSNWIFDMTVIRATADIPYYYDPYSGLTWPQWIKRATVYVHEDLPVAKTLDWVDLQRVSEITVPDDAWLFYDCKGKKIWTWGEAKQNPNITQELFNVPYNFTEPPLVKVVVEYDDRLFTGVFKWHDGSPFSIADMVYVFTIAFDRVCIGSDLYDSAAIPGFTAWFPTFKGIKIVSTNPLIIEWYSTEWYMDAEWIASDAADEIWPYYAQGPGAWHTVELFAQGERAKIVAFTTSKATALKVPRADFLIPPSQLIDQLRSNIDKSYVPYPEVLGKYLTPAEAKARWQNLLAWYDKYKHVWVANGPFYLESFTTAPKTIVLKANREHPLSAAKWEFLGEPPIPVIHVEVPSTIYRGREYAITLELTDKAGNPYPNEFVEFVSYVVIHEGGILSGKATPLAEGLWELVLTPELTGKLSVGVAEIRFIAVSKIIGLPSIEAKTVTITIPPEQIFEEITRVQRSLEEQMRTVQKSLEEQMARMREEITKTLGLAVASAIEDLGRTISDAMNAITGQVGTAMNVISSAVNATQRSVDEAKSSIQAEISGVKSDLRSVETRLREENEITRRDVAALSTVVYAVIALVVVNLVVSIVTLIRRK